In Cherax quadricarinatus isolate ZL_2023a chromosome 35, ASM3850222v1, whole genome shotgun sequence, the following are encoded in one genomic region:
- the Tcs5 gene encoding EKC/KEOPS complex subunit TP53RK isoform X2 — MLNGMDRELVTQGAEGRLYATEWLGHSVIVKHRFSKQYRHPDLDIYITNERMKAEARALTRCRSYGIKTPAVYDVDFNKSEIVLEKFTDSVTIRNFIYETVKNKLTMDSPVMLNMAERIGKLLVKMHSNNIIHGDLTTSNMLLVPPYDLSDIILIDFGLSSVDERAEDKAVDLYVLERAILSTHPNTEHFVAHLLATYENTGGESARDVIKRLNEVRLRGRKKLCFG; from the coding sequence ATGGATCGTGAACTTGTAACTCAAGGAGCTGAGGGTCGGTTGTATGCTACAGAGTGGCTTGGACATTCAGTTATAGTCAAGCATAGATTTTCCAAGCAGTATCGCCATCCAGACTTGGATATTTACATAACAAATGAACGGATGAAAGCAGAAGCTCGTGCCCTGACAAGGTGTCGTAGTTATGGTATTAAAACTCCTGCTGTATATGATGTTGATTTCAACAAAAGTGAAATTGTTCTTGAGAAATTCACTGATAGTGTAACAATCAGAAATTTTATATATGAAACTGTGAAAAATAAGCTTACAATGGACAGTCCAGTTATGTTGAACATGGCAGAGAGAATTGGTAAACTCTTGGTTAAAATGCATTCTAATAATATTATCCATGGAGATCTGACAACATCAAATATGTTATTGGTTCCTCCATATGACTTATCAGATATAATTCTTATTGACTTTGGTCTTAGCTCAGTTGATGAACGTGCAGAGGACAAGGCAGTTGATCTGTATGTGTTAGAGCGAGCTATATTGAGCACTCATCCCAATACTGAACATTTTGTTGCTCATTTGTTGGCCACCTATGAAAACACAGGTGGTGAATCTGCAAGAGATGTGATAAAACGTCTGAATGAAGTTCGACTTCGTGGAAGGAAGAAACTGTGCTTTGGGTGA
- the Tcs5 gene encoding EKC/KEOPS complex subunit TP53RK isoform X1: MLQQPLTHLLQHWMDRELVTQGAEGRLYATEWLGHSVIVKHRFSKQYRHPDLDIYITNERMKAEARALTRCRSYGIKTPAVYDVDFNKSEIVLEKFTDSVTIRNFIYETVKNKLTMDSPVMLNMAERIGKLLVKMHSNNIIHGDLTTSNMLLVPPYDLSDIILIDFGLSSVDERAEDKAVDLYVLERAILSTHPNTEHFVAHLLATYENTGGESARDVIKRLNEVRLRGRKKLCFG; this comes from the coding sequence ATGGATCGTGAACTTGTAACTCAAGGAGCTGAGGGTCGGTTGTATGCTACAGAGTGGCTTGGACATTCAGTTATAGTCAAGCATAGATTTTCCAAGCAGTATCGCCATCCAGACTTGGATATTTACATAACAAATGAACGGATGAAAGCAGAAGCTCGTGCCCTGACAAGGTGTCGTAGTTATGGTATTAAAACTCCTGCTGTATATGATGTTGATTTCAACAAAAGTGAAATTGTTCTTGAGAAATTCACTGATAGTGTAACAATCAGAAATTTTATATATGAAACTGTGAAAAATAAGCTTACAATGGACAGTCCAGTTATGTTGAACATGGCAGAGAGAATTGGTAAACTCTTGGTTAAAATGCATTCTAATAATATTATCCATGGAGATCTGACAACATCAAATATGTTATTGGTTCCTCCATATGACTTATCAGATATAATTCTTATTGACTTTGGTCTTAGCTCAGTTGATGAACGTGCAGAGGACAAGGCAGTTGATCTGTATGTGTTAGAGCGAGCTATATTGAGCACTCATCCCAATACTGAACATTTTGTTGCTCATTTGTTGGCCACCTATGAAAACACAGGTGGTGAATCTGCAAGAGATGTGATAAAACGTCTGAATGAAGTTCGACTTCGTGGAAGGAAGAAACTGTGCTTTGGGTGA
- the Tcs5 gene encoding EKC/KEOPS complex subunit TP53RK isoform X3: protein MDRELVTQGAEGRLYATEWLGHSVIVKHRFSKQYRHPDLDIYITNERMKAEARALTRCRSYGIKTPAVYDVDFNKSEIVLEKFTDSVTIRNFIYETVKNKLTMDSPVMLNMAERIGKLLVKMHSNNIIHGDLTTSNMLLVPPYDLSDIILIDFGLSSVDERAEDKAVDLYVLERAILSTHPNTEHFVAHLLATYENTGGESARDVIKRLNEVRLRGRKKLCFG from the coding sequence ATGGATCGTGAACTTGTAACTCAAGGAGCTGAGGGTCGGTTGTATGCTACAGAGTGGCTTGGACATTCAGTTATAGTCAAGCATAGATTTTCCAAGCAGTATCGCCATCCAGACTTGGATATTTACATAACAAATGAACGGATGAAAGCAGAAGCTCGTGCCCTGACAAGGTGTCGTAGTTATGGTATTAAAACTCCTGCTGTATATGATGTTGATTTCAACAAAAGTGAAATTGTTCTTGAGAAATTCACTGATAGTGTAACAATCAGAAATTTTATATATGAAACTGTGAAAAATAAGCTTACAATGGACAGTCCAGTTATGTTGAACATGGCAGAGAGAATTGGTAAACTCTTGGTTAAAATGCATTCTAATAATATTATCCATGGAGATCTGACAACATCAAATATGTTATTGGTTCCTCCATATGACTTATCAGATATAATTCTTATTGACTTTGGTCTTAGCTCAGTTGATGAACGTGCAGAGGACAAGGCAGTTGATCTGTATGTGTTAGAGCGAGCTATATTGAGCACTCATCCCAATACTGAACATTTTGTTGCTCATTTGTTGGCCACCTATGAAAACACAGGTGGTGAATCTGCAAGAGATGTGATAAAACGTCTGAATGAAGTTCGACTTCGTGGAAGGAAGAAACTGTGCTTTGGGTGA